The Phoenix dactylifera cultivar Barhee BC4 chromosome 9, palm_55x_up_171113_PBpolish2nd_filt_p, whole genome shotgun sequence genome window below encodes:
- the LOC103699521 gene encoding probable WRKY transcription factor 31 isoform X1, which produces MDNGGGRALGLGTSESIGFLASGSFLSPNHGAGLKRRQSMDSGDHFPPSIEFPVTLNYRRGDTAEEPPGEKRVDEMDFFSDEKKKKRGRDLDFKVPSLSIKKEDLTIDMRFPYTGLNLLTANTGSDQSMVDDGLSPPEDNKEGKSKLSSMQAELVRMKEENQRLKGVLNQVTTNYNALQMHLVALMQERTQKNGSSQDHEASDEKTDGKIVPRQFLDLGPAANTDEPSRSSIEGGGWDRSSSPTNNVEAGSMEYRLNKYNTNKEIVSFDHERTNREDSPDPSSEGWNPNKASKLASPKSAEQSQEATMRKARVSVRARSEAPMITDGCQWRKYGQKMAKGNPCPRAYYRCTMATGCPVRKQVQRCAEDRSILITTYEGNHNHPLPPAAMAMASTTSAAASMLLSGSMSSTEGLINSNFLSRTVLPCSSSMATISASAPFPTVTLDLTHTPNPLQFQRLPAQFQVPFPSGTPAFGAPPQPPSLPQVFGQALNNQSTFSGLQMSPNMDGAQFPRPKPPSAASLPDTVSAATAAITADPSFKAALVAAITSIIGGGHQPNSNNNSSSANATSSNGNGKPANSNFLAA; this is translated from the exons ATGGACAATGGTGGTGGACGAGCGCTGGGTTTGGGCACCTCGGAATCGATCGGGTTCCTGGCAAGCGGGTCGTTCCTTAGTCCCAACCACGGCGCTGGGCTCAAGCGCAGGCAGTCCATGGATTCAGGCGACCACTTCCCGCCATCCATTGAATTCCCGGTCACCCTCAACTACCGCCGCGGGGATACCGCAGAGGAGCCGCCTGGCGAGAAGCGGGTGGATGAGATGGATTTCTTCTCtgatgagaagaagaagaagaggggccggGATCTCGACTTCAAGGTGCCGAGTCTGAGCATCAAGAAGGAAGACCTCACCATCGAT ATGCGATTTCCGTACACTGGTTTGAACCTTCTTACTGCTAATACGGGCAGCGATCAGTCGATGGTCGATGATGGGCTGTCGCCTCCTGAGGATAATAAAGAAGGCAAGAGCAAG TTGTCGTCGATGCAAGCCGAGCTGGTTCGGATGAAAGAAGAGAATCAGCGGCTGAAGGGGGTGCTGAACCAGGTGACCACCAACTACAACGCCCTCCAGATGCACCTCGTTGCACTAATGCAAGAGCGCACGCAAAAGAATGGAAGCTCACAAGACCATGAG GCTTCGGACGAGAAGACTGATGGGAAGATCGTGCCGAGGCAGTTCTTGGACCTTGGTCCGGCCGCAAACACTGATGAGCCCTCTCGCTCCTCGATTGAAGGTGGAGGCTGGGACCGGTCCTCTTCGCCCACGAACAATGTCGAAGCAGGATCAATGGAGTACCGCCTAAACAAGTATAATACGAACAAAGAGATAGTTTCGTTTGACCATGAAAGAACTAACAGGGAGGACAGTCCTGACCCATCGTCCGAAGGTTGGAACCCTAACAAAGCATCCAAATTGGCCTCCCCCAAGAGTGCAGAACAGAGCCAAGAGGCCACCATGAGAAAAGCCCGTGTATCGGTCCGAGCACGATCCGAAGCACCTATG ATCACTGATGGATGTCAATGGAGAAAGTATGGACAGAAGATGGCCAAAGGGAATCCGTGTCCCCGGGCATACTACCGGTGCACCATGGCGACCGGCTGCCCAGTCCGCAAGCAG GTCCAAAGGTGTGCGGAGGATCGCTCCATCTTGATTACTACCTATGAGGGGAATCACAACCATCCACTCCCACCAGCTGCCATGGCGATGGCATCGACCACTTCAGCCGCAGCTTCGATGCTTCTCTCTGGATCCATGTCGAGCACCGAGGGATTGATAAACTCTAACTTCCTATCAAGAACAGTACTTCCTTGCTCATCAAGCATGGCTACGATATCAGCATCCGCTCCATTCCCGACGGTCACGTTGGATCTGACCCACACTCCAAATCCTCTCCAATTCCAAAGGCTACCAGCTCAGTTCCAAGTCCCCTTCCCAAGCGGTACTCCTGCCTTCGGCGCACCACCTCAGCCCCCCTCTCTGCCGCAGGTCTTCGGGCAGGCACTGAACAACCAATCGACATTTTCCGGCCTTCAGATGTCGCCCAACATGGACGGAGCCCAATTCCCTCGCCCTAAGCCACCGTCAGCCGCCTCACTGCCCGATACGGTGAGCGCGGCGACCGCAGCGATAACAGCAGACCCCAGCTTCAAGGCAGCCCTCGTGGCTGCCATCACATCCATCATCGGAGGTGGTCATCAGCCAAACAGCAACAACAATAGTAGCAGTGCCAATGCCACCAGTAGCAACGGCAACGGCAAGCCGGCCAATTCGAATTTTCTGGCCGCCTAA
- the LOC103699521 gene encoding probable WRKY transcription factor 31 isoform X2, translated as MDNGGGRALGLGTSESIGFLASGSFLSPNHGAGLKRRQSMDSGDHFPPSIEFPVTLNYRRGDTAEEPPGEKRVDEMDFFSDEKKKKRGRDLDFKVPSLSIKKEDLTIDLSSMQAELVRMKEENQRLKGVLNQVTTNYNALQMHLVALMQERTQKNGSSQDHEASDEKTDGKIVPRQFLDLGPAANTDEPSRSSIEGGGWDRSSSPTNNVEAGSMEYRLNKYNTNKEIVSFDHERTNREDSPDPSSEGWNPNKASKLASPKSAEQSQEATMRKARVSVRARSEAPMITDGCQWRKYGQKMAKGNPCPRAYYRCTMATGCPVRKQVQRCAEDRSILITTYEGNHNHPLPPAAMAMASTTSAAASMLLSGSMSSTEGLINSNFLSRTVLPCSSSMATISASAPFPTVTLDLTHTPNPLQFQRLPAQFQVPFPSGTPAFGAPPQPPSLPQVFGQALNNQSTFSGLQMSPNMDGAQFPRPKPPSAASLPDTVSAATAAITADPSFKAALVAAITSIIGGGHQPNSNNNSSSANATSSNGNGKPANSNFLAA; from the exons ATGGACAATGGTGGTGGACGAGCGCTGGGTTTGGGCACCTCGGAATCGATCGGGTTCCTGGCAAGCGGGTCGTTCCTTAGTCCCAACCACGGCGCTGGGCTCAAGCGCAGGCAGTCCATGGATTCAGGCGACCACTTCCCGCCATCCATTGAATTCCCGGTCACCCTCAACTACCGCCGCGGGGATACCGCAGAGGAGCCGCCTGGCGAGAAGCGGGTGGATGAGATGGATTTCTTCTCtgatgagaagaagaagaagaggggccggGATCTCGACTTCAAGGTGCCGAGTCTGAGCATCAAGAAGGAAGACCTCACCATCGAT TTGTCGTCGATGCAAGCCGAGCTGGTTCGGATGAAAGAAGAGAATCAGCGGCTGAAGGGGGTGCTGAACCAGGTGACCACCAACTACAACGCCCTCCAGATGCACCTCGTTGCACTAATGCAAGAGCGCACGCAAAAGAATGGAAGCTCACAAGACCATGAG GCTTCGGACGAGAAGACTGATGGGAAGATCGTGCCGAGGCAGTTCTTGGACCTTGGTCCGGCCGCAAACACTGATGAGCCCTCTCGCTCCTCGATTGAAGGTGGAGGCTGGGACCGGTCCTCTTCGCCCACGAACAATGTCGAAGCAGGATCAATGGAGTACCGCCTAAACAAGTATAATACGAACAAAGAGATAGTTTCGTTTGACCATGAAAGAACTAACAGGGAGGACAGTCCTGACCCATCGTCCGAAGGTTGGAACCCTAACAAAGCATCCAAATTGGCCTCCCCCAAGAGTGCAGAACAGAGCCAAGAGGCCACCATGAGAAAAGCCCGTGTATCGGTCCGAGCACGATCCGAAGCACCTATG ATCACTGATGGATGTCAATGGAGAAAGTATGGACAGAAGATGGCCAAAGGGAATCCGTGTCCCCGGGCATACTACCGGTGCACCATGGCGACCGGCTGCCCAGTCCGCAAGCAG GTCCAAAGGTGTGCGGAGGATCGCTCCATCTTGATTACTACCTATGAGGGGAATCACAACCATCCACTCCCACCAGCTGCCATGGCGATGGCATCGACCACTTCAGCCGCAGCTTCGATGCTTCTCTCTGGATCCATGTCGAGCACCGAGGGATTGATAAACTCTAACTTCCTATCAAGAACAGTACTTCCTTGCTCATCAAGCATGGCTACGATATCAGCATCCGCTCCATTCCCGACGGTCACGTTGGATCTGACCCACACTCCAAATCCTCTCCAATTCCAAAGGCTACCAGCTCAGTTCCAAGTCCCCTTCCCAAGCGGTACTCCTGCCTTCGGCGCACCACCTCAGCCCCCCTCTCTGCCGCAGGTCTTCGGGCAGGCACTGAACAACCAATCGACATTTTCCGGCCTTCAGATGTCGCCCAACATGGACGGAGCCCAATTCCCTCGCCCTAAGCCACCGTCAGCCGCCTCACTGCCCGATACGGTGAGCGCGGCGACCGCAGCGATAACAGCAGACCCCAGCTTCAAGGCAGCCCTCGTGGCTGCCATCACATCCATCATCGGAGGTGGTCATCAGCCAAACAGCAACAACAATAGTAGCAGTGCCAATGCCACCAGTAGCAACGGCAACGGCAAGCCGGCCAATTCGAATTTTCTGGCCGCCTAA
- the LOC108511554 gene encoding receptor-like serine/threonine-protein kinase At1g78530 — MANSVALGLYITICCVAFIMSKIIVSFLLYKRWARKRRIIEDTFTDGKVVMFRSPTSRSLTSKAFMKKTMKLSNKDIIGSGGYGTVYRLRIDETTAFAVKRLNKGNTDRDRGFERELDAMSDIKHRNIVTLHGYYIGAQFNLLIYELMPNGGLDALLHGNIPLSWSLRCKIAVGAARGLSYLHHDCIPHIIHRDIKPSNILLDQNMEARVSDFGLATLMEPDQSQVTTIVAGTFGYLAPEYFDTGRAATKGDVYSFGVVLLELLTGKRPTDESFIEEGKKLVTWVKEVIEEKREEHAIDRSLVSVPVEKVRKMFAIAGNCLESDPSRRPTMAAVLKMLEQINQTNL, encoded by the exons ATGGCCAATTCTGTTGCTTTAGGACTCTATATTACTATTTGCTGCGTTGCATTTATCATGTCCAAGATTATAGTTTCATTCCTCCTCTACAAAAGATGGGCACGGAAGCGTAGGATCATCGAAGATACTTTCACAG ATGGAAAGGTGGTTATGTTCCGGTCCCCGACATCACGGTCCCTTACTTCGAAAGCTTTTATGAAGAAGACCATGAAGTTATCAAACAAGGACATCATTGGTTCTGGTGGCTATGGTACAGTATACAGATTGAGAATAGATGAAACCACTGCTTTTGCTGTGAAGAGATTGAACAAAGGAAATACAGATAGAGATCGTGGATTTGAAAGAGAGCTCGATGCAATGAGTGACATAAAGCACAGGAACATTGTCACTCTTCATGGATATTATATTGGCGCTCAGTTTAATCTTCTAATATATGAACTGATGCCAAATGGAGGTTTGGATGCACTGCTTCATGGTAATATA cccctGAGCTGGTCTTTGAGGTGCAAAATAGCAGTTGGTGCAGCACGGGGCTTATCGTATCTACATCATGATTGTATTCCACACATAATCCACAGGGATATCAAGCCAAGCAACATTCTGCTTGATCAAAACATGGAGGCAAGGGTGTCTGATTTTGGATTGGCCACATTAATGGAACCAGATCAGAGTCAGGTGACAACGATTGTTGCAGGAACTTTTGGATATTTAGCTCCTG AATATTTTGACACGGGAAGAGCAGCAACAAAAGGAGATGTTTACAGCTTTGGTGTTGTCTTGCTTGAACTTCTAACTGGTAAAAGACCAACAGATGAATCATTTATCGAGGAGGGCAAAAAGCTGGTGACCTGG GTGAAAGAAGTTAtcgaagaaaagagagaagaacatGCAATTGACAGGTCTCTAGTATCTGTTCCTGTTGAAAAAGTCAGAAAAATGTTCGCTATTGCAGGCAATTGCCTAGAATCAGATCCTTCAAGGAGACCAACCATGGCTGCAGTTCTTAAAATGCTTGAGCAAATAAATCAGACAAACCTATAG